The DNA segment TGGTAATCGTCCATGACTTCCGTATCAACAGGAATGCCAGTTTGTTCTCTTGCCTCGATGAGGATCTTCATGGAACGGTCATCTCCCTGAAAAGAATACGGCATGGTTCTGGGTTTCCAGACACCACCTCTGATGGCTTTTACGCCTGCTTCTTTTACGGCATGGGCCGTTTCCAGGAAAAGTTGCGGGTTTTCCGGATCAATGGTACATTGTCCTCCAATGATGAAAGGTTCTTCGCCAACGATCGTTGATCCTACCTTTACCTTATGATAAGCCATCTCCGAAGATCGGTCCATCAGTTTATAGGGAGAATCAATGGCATCTATCCGGTCGATGTAATCCAATCCAAGGATCCGGTTTTTCATGATGGCTTTACGTTCTTCGCCTAAAATGGCATAAATAGTGCGATGGAAACCTTCGATAGGCTGCAGTCGGCATTCAAATTCATTCACAATTGCCTTTACCTCCTGGAATTGCTCAGGAGTAAGCTTCGGCTCCTTCGGGATGATCATAAATAGTGTAATATTTTCCACAAAATAAGCTGGGTTTTTGCCAATAAATAAATTACTGGCAGAGATTTCTCTTTGTTCTAAAAAAGGAAAAGAATTTATGAAAATTTCTTAAATAACCGCTTGATTATAGTGTAATAATTTTGTGATTCATAATTCTTTAGGCTTTCCTTTAGAGTTGTTGCAATAACAAGCATTAAATAATCGCTATCTTGATGTCCATGGAGGTTAAGTTGTTTTTTCTGCTTTTGATATTTGGTGTGTGTTGCCAGGCCAATGTGCAGCAGCATCCTGTGAATGAAAACGCTCGGGTAACTGCGGTGAGCATCCAGGGAGATGCACAGGATTATCGGTTTTCAGTGACCTTGTCCACGCCAGATCTCGGATGTGAACAATATGCTGATTGGTGGGAGGTGGTTGATGTTTCCGGGAACTTACTATACCGTCGCATTCTGACACATAGCCATGTTAATGAACAGCCTTTTACACGTTCCGGAGGTCCTGTAGCTGTGGATACGAATCAGGAAGTATGGGTGAGGCTCCATATGAACAATTCAGGATACTCGAACCTGGCCATGTTTGGCACGCCGGGAAACGGGTTTGAATCAAAGGAGTTTCCGGATGGATTCGCCATTGGCCTGGATCGACAAGTGCCATTACCGGATGGGTGCCGGTTTTGATTTAAAAAACTATACTCAGAATCCCAATGATCAACAAGGAAGTGAGCCCCAATATCGCCGAAGCCAAACTGTGCAACTGATAGCCTTGCTTCACGTTCATACCCGTCATTTGCGTGACTACCCAGAAGAAACTATCATTGGCATGTGAGATGGTTGGAGCACCGGCACCAATTGCCACCACCAGCAGGGCTTTGTCAACGCCAGATTCAATGCCCATCACAGACATGAGCGGGGCCATGATGGACGCAGTAGTGATCAGTGCTACCGTTGAAGATCCCTGAGCGGTTTTAAGTCCAGCAGATAATAGAAATGCCAGCCCTAAAGCCATTCCTGAAGCTCCGACCTGTTGTTCTAGTATTGCACCTATATTGGCGGATTGTAGCACTTTGCCAAAGGCGCCGCCAGCTCCGGTGATCAGCAAGACAATGGTTCCTTCCTTCAGGGCTTTTCCAACCCAGCCATTGACACTCAACATGTCTTTTTCCAGTTTTTTAGGGAGCAGCATGGAAAATAATATCCCAACGAAAAGCGCAATGATCGGGTGACCAACAAAGGAACAGGCCTGCACAAAACTACCTGACCCAAATGGTGCAGTAGGGTATTCTGCAATTGATTTTAAAACGATCAATAAAATCGGAATAACGATAGGCAATAGCGACAACCCGAGGGAAGGTGTTTCCAACTCAGACTCCTGACTTTCAGGTTCATCTTGCCTCGACAATTCCATTGAATTGCCAAATCTCCGTGCAAACCATATGGTTGGGATCAGCGCGAAGATTCCGGTTGTCAGTCCAAACATGATGACCAGACCCAGGTCTGCTTCCAGTATTCCTGCTGCCGCTACAGGGCCAGGAGTAGGAGGGACCATGGTGTGTGTTGCCAATAGCCCCATGGCCAATGCCACC comes from the Cytophagales bacterium genome and includes:
- a CDS encoding GntP family permease, with the protein product MLTILFILVSVAFLILTTTWLKLHPFLALILTAFLFGTLSGLEPMIMLKTINEGFGKTIEGVGIVIIAGIIIGAFLENSGGAQALAKGILRLIGSKRVHSAMGAMGFIVSIPVFADSGFIILNSLQQALAKKAGVSAAGTAVALAMGLLATHTMVPPTPGPVAAAGILEADLGLVIMFGLTTGIFALIPTIWFARRFGNSMELSRQDEPESQESELETPSLGLSLLPIVIPILLIVLKSIAEYPTAPFGSGSFVQACSFVGHPIIALFVGILFSMLLPKKLEKDMLSVNGWVGKALKEGTIVLLITGAGGAFGKVLQSANIGAILEQQVGASGMALGLAFLLSAGLKTAQGSSTVALITTASIMAPLMSVMGIESGVDKALLVVAIGAGAPTISHANDSFFWVVTQMTGMNVKQGYQLHSLASAILGLTSLLIIGILSIVF